One genomic segment of Hordeum vulgare subsp. vulgare chromosome 2H, MorexV3_pseudomolecules_assembly, whole genome shotgun sequence includes these proteins:
- the LOC123428035 gene encoding mediator of RNA polymerase II transcription subunit 7a-like: MAMATSSAYPPPPPFYRLYKDFEQDPSSAPEPPPPIEGSYQLFGATYTTDVVLPSLEDQGVRQLYPKGPDIDFKKELRTLNRELQLHILELADILVERPSQYARRVEDISLIFKNLHHLLNSLRPHQARATLIHLLESQIQRRKQAIEDIKQRREEAQRLLGESLIIIEGSQQQVMTPM, from the exons ATGGCGATGGCGACATCGTCGGCataccctccgcctcctccgttcTACCGGCTGTACAAGGACTTCGAGCAGGACCCCTCGTCTGCGCCGGAGCCTCCGCCGCCGATCGAGGGATCGTACCAGCTATTTGGTGCTACCTACACA ACGGATGTGGTGCTGCCAAGCCTGGAGGATCAAGGTGTTCGCCAGCTTTATCCCAAGGGCCCAGATATCG ACTTCAAGAAGGAGCTAAGAACACTCAACAGAGAGCTTCAACTCCATATCTTGGAGTTAGCGGATATTTTAGTGGAGAGGCCATCTCAGTATGCTCGCAGGGTTGAAGACATTTCACTCATTTTCAAGAACTTACACCATCTTCTTAATTCCCTACGACCACACCAG GCAAGAGCAACATTGATCCACCTCCTTGAGAGCCAGATACAGCGTCGTAAGCAAGCAATTGAGGATATAAAACA gaggagagaggaggcacAAAGGCTACTTGGGGAATCGCTGATTATTATTGAGGGAAGCCAGCAGCAGGTTATGACTCCAATGTGA